Proteins encoded in a region of the Panicum hallii strain FIL2 chromosome 3, PHallii_v3.1, whole genome shotgun sequence genome:
- the LOC112884673 gene encoding pyruvate, phosphate dikinase 2, with amino-acid sequence MASVSRAVCGLQMPCLNGREAPAGRRSVAAPRARNAKRGVIRSVSGSASGSGRGQHCAPANAVADAAPITATKRVFPFGKGKSEGNKSMKELLGGKGANLAEMSSIGLSVPPGFTVSTEACQQYQEAGRSLPQGLWDEILDGLAWVEEYMGARLGDPQRPLLLSVRSGAAVSMPGMMDTVLNLGLNDEVAAGLAAKSGDRFAYDSYRRFLDMFGNVVMDIPHALFEEKLEHMKAAKGVELDNDLTASDLKELVAQYKDVYVQAKGEPFPADPKKQLELAVLAVFNSWDSPRANKYRSINNITGLRGTAVNVQSMVFGNMGNTSGTGVLFTRNPSTGEKKLYGEFLVNAQGEDVVAGIRTPEDLDAMKDQMPEAYAELVENCNILESHYKDMMDIEFTVQENRLWMLQCRSGKRTGQGAVKIAVDVVNEGLVERRAAIKMVEPGHLDQLLHPQFENVAAYKDKVIATGLPASPGAAVGQIVFTAEDAEAWHAQGKPCILVRTETSPEDVGGMHAAAGILTARGGMTSHAAVVARGWGKCCVSGCSSVRVNDAEKSVAIGDMVLHEGDWLSLNGSTGDVILGKQPLAPPALSGDLETFMSWVDEVRQLKVMANADTPEDALAARNNGAQGIGLCRTEHMFFASDERIKAVRQMIMAPTLELRQNALDRLLPYQRSDFEGIFRAMDGLPVTIRLLDPPLHEFLPEGNVEDIVRELCAETGANQEEALARIEKLSEVNPMLGFRGCRLGISYPELTEMQARAIFEAALAMTSQGVQVFPEIMVPLVGTPQELGHQVALIRQVADKVFTAMGKTISYKIGTMIEIPRAALVADEIAEQAEFFSFGTNDLTQMTFGYSRDDVGKFLPVYLSQGMLQHDPFEVLDQRGVGELVKFATERGRKTRPNLKVGICGEHGGEPSSVAFFAKAGLDYVSCSPFRVPIARLAAAQVLI; translated from the exons ATGGCGTCGGTCTCCAGGGCTGTCTGCGGCCTGCAGATGCCGTGCTTGAACGGCAGGGAggcgcccgccggccgccgatcGGTCGCGGCGCCGAGGGCCCGGAACGCCAAACGGGGCGTCATCCGCTCCGTGTCCGGCTCCGCCTCCGGCTCCGGCCGCGGCCAGCATTGCGCGCCTGCCAACGCCGTCGCCGACGCCGCGCCGATTACGGCGACGAAG AGGGTGTTCCCCTTCGGCAAGGGCAAGAGCGAGGGCAACAAGAGCATGAAGGAGCTG CTGGGCGGCAAGGGCGCGAACCTGGCGGAGATGTCGAGCATCGGGCTGTCGGTGCCGCCGGGCTTCACGGTGTCGACGGAGGCGTGCCAGCAGTACCAGGAGGCGGGGCGCTCGCTGCCGCAGGGGCTCTGGGACGAGATCCTAGACGGCCTGGCGTGGGTGGAGGAGTACATGGGCGCGCGCCTCGGCGACCCGCAGCGCCCGCTCCTGCTCTCCGTCCGCTCCGGCGCCGCG GTGTCGATGCCTGGGATGATGGACACGGTGCTCAACCTGGGGCTAAACGACGAGGTGGCCGCCGGGCTGGCCGCCAAGAGCGGCGACCGCTTCGCCTACGACTCCTACCGCCGCTTCCTCGACATGTTCGGCAACGTC GTCATGGACATTCCCCATGCACTGTTCGAGGAGAAGCTTGAACACATGAAGGCAGCCAAGGGGGTGGAGCTTGACAATGACCTGACTGCCTCTGACCTCAAAGAGCTGGTGGCTCAGTACAAGGATGTCTACGTCCAAGCTAAGGGGGAGCCATTCCCCGCAG ACCCCAAGAAGCAGCTTGAGCTGGCAGTGCTGGCTGTGTTCAACTCGTGGGACAGCCCCAGGGCCAACAAGTACAGGAGCATTAACAACATCACTGGCCTGCGAGGCACTGCTGTGAACGTGCAGTCCATGGTGTTTGGCAACATGGGGAACACTTCTGGTACTGGTGTGCTCTTCACTAGGAATCCTAGCACCGGAGAGAAGAAGCTGTATGGCGAGTTCCTGGTGAATGCTCAG GGTGAGGACGTGGTTGCTGGAATCAGAACCCCAGAGGATCTTGATGCCATGAAGGACCAGATGCCGGAGGCTTATGCAGAGCTAGTTGAGAACTGCAACATACTGGAGAGCCACTACAAAGACATGATG GATATTGAATTCACTGTTCAGGAAAATAGGCTCTGGATGTTACAGTGCAGATCAGGAAAACGCACAGGCCAAGGGGCTGTAAAGATTGCTGTGGACGTGGTTAATGAGGGTCTTGTTGAGCGCCGTGCAGCCATTAAGATGGTAGAGCCAGGCCACCTGGACCAGCTTCTCCATCCTCAG TTTGAGAACGTAGCAGCATACAAGGATAAAGTAATCGCTACAGGATTACCAGCTTCACCTGGGGCTGCTGTGGGCCAAATTGTATTTACTGCAGAGGACGCTGAAGCATGGCATGCCCAAGGGAAACCTTGTATTCTG GTGAGGACAGAGACCAGCCCAGAGGATGTTGGCGGCATGCACGCAGCAGCTGGAATTCTTACAGCAAGAGGTGGCATGACATCTCATGCAGCTGTGGTAGCGCGTGGCTGGGGGAAATGTTGTGTCTCGGGATGCTCAAGCGTTCGCGTAAATGATGCTGAGAAG TCCGTAGCGATTGGAGACATGGTGCTGCATGAAGGCGACTGGCTATCACTGAATGGATCAACTggtgatgtgatccttgggaagCAGCCACTTGCCCCACCAGCCCTCAGTGGTGATTTGGAAACCTTCATGTCCTGGGTTGATGAAGTTAGGCAACTGAAG GTTATGGCTAATGCGGATACCCCTGAGGATGCACTGGCAGCAAGAAACAATGGGGCACAAGGAATTGGACTATGCCGGACGGAGCACATG TTCTTTGCTTCGGATGAGAGGATCAAGGCTGTGAGGCAGATGATTATGGCTCCCACACTTGAACTGAGGCAGAATGCACTGGATCGTCTTTTGCCTTACCAGAGGTCTGACTTTGAGGGCATTTTCCGTGCTATGGACG GGCTTCCAGTGACAATTCGACTTCTGGACCCCCCACTTCACGAGTTCCTTCCTGAAGGAAATGTTGAGGACATTGTGCGTGAATTATGTGCTGAAACTGGAGCCAATCAGGAGGAAGCCCTTGCAAGAATAGAAAAACTTTCAGAAGTAAACCCAATGCTTGGTTTCCGTGGGTGCAG GCTTGGTATATCATATCCTGAATTAACGGAAATGCAAGCCCGTGCTATCTTTGAAGCTGCTCTAGCGATGACCAGCCAGGGTGTTCAAGTTTTTCCAGAGATAATGGTTCCGCTTGTTGGAACACCTCAG GAACTGGGGCATCAAGTGGCTCTCATCCGCCAAGTTGCTGACAAAGTTTTCACTGCTATGGGTAAAACCATTAGTTACAAAATTGGAACTATGATTGAAATTCCCAGAGCAGCTCTAGTGGCTGATGAG ATAGCAGAGCAGGCTGAATTCTTCTCTTTTGGAACGAACGACCTCACACAGATGACGTTTGGCTACAGCAGGGATGATGTGGGGAAGTTTCTCCCTGTTTATCTGTCTCAGGGTATGCTCCAACATGATCCCTTTGAG GTGCTTGATCAGAGAGGAGTGGGTGAGCTGGTTAAGTTTGCTACAGAGAGGGGACGCAAGACTAGGCCTAACTTGAAG GTGGGCATCTGTGGAGAACATGGTGGGGAGCCTTCGTCAGTAGCTTTCTTCGCAAAGGCTGGGCTGGATTATGTTTCTTGCTCCCCTTTCAG GGTTCCCATTGCTAGGCTGGCTGCCGCTCAGGTGCTCATCTGA
- the LOC112887061 gene encoding cytochrome P450 734A6, whose protein sequence is MATLSSVLLLAALLAAAQYVLRLLHSFLWVPLRLERRLRRQGIRWPPRSLLSGNAADYRALLAAARSKPLASFRHDGVVARATPQYSVWPARYGRPFVYWFGPRPRLVISDPELVKAAMTDSTGAFDKSGAGRNNPLARQLIGEGLVGLTGETWERHRRVVAPAFNMERVKAWIPEIAATASSVLDKWEAEGESRTEFEIDVHKGFHTLSADVISCVAFGSSYEEGKRIFQLQQEQMELALLAMRTVYIPGFRFVPTKKNRTRWSLNTDIECSLRKLIEINGRKCEDSKNLLGLMLSASKAGSEFKMGIDEIIHECKTFYFAGKETTANLLTWATLLLALHQEWQDKARNEVLSVCGKHEHPNAENLSNLKIVTMVLKETLRLYPPALFINRTATRDIKLGELDIPAGTRLDFPIIDIHHDRDVWGTDAEEFNPLRFADGKSYHLGAYLPFGIGPTICVGQNLALVEAKVALAMTLQRFAFTVSPFYVHAPMLAFTLQPQYGAQVLVQKI, encoded by the exons ATGGCCACCCTCTCCtccgtcctcctcctcgccgcgctcCTCGCGGCCGCCCAGTACGTGCTCCGCCTGCTCCACTCCTTCCTCTGGGTCCCGCTCCGCCTGGAGCGCCGCCTCCGGCGGCAGGGCATCCGGTGGCCACCGCGGAGCCTGCTCTCCGGCAACGCGGCCGACTACCGCGCCCTGCTGGCCGCCGCCCGATCCAAGCCCCTCGCCTCCTTCCGCCACGACGGCGTCgtcgcccgcgccacgccgcagTACAGCGTCTGGCCGGCGCGGTACGGCCGGCCGTTCGTGTACTGGTTCGGCCCCCGCCCGCGGCTGGTGATCTCCGACCCGGAGCTCGTGAAGGCCGCGATGACCGACTCCACGGGGGCCTTCGACAAGTCGGGCGCCGGCCGCAACAACCCGCTCGCCAGGCAGCTCATCGGCGAGGGGCTCGTGGGGCTCACCGGGGAGACGTGGGAAAGGCACCGTCGTGTGGTTGCGCCGGCGTTTAACATGGAGAGGGTGAAG GCTTGGATACCAGAAATAGCAGCTACCGCCTCATCTGTGCTGGACAAATGGGAGGCCGAAGGTGAAAGCCGCACTGAGTTTGAGATCGATGTCCATAAAGGATTCCACACTTTGAGTGCAGATGTCATTTCCTGTGTGGCATTTGGAAGTAGCTACGAGGAGGGAAAAAGAATTTTTCAACTGCAACAGGAACAGATGGAACTTGCTCTTCTGGCAATGAGGACGGTCTATATTCCTGGCTTCAG GTTTGTACCAACAAAAAAGAACCGAACAAGGTGGAGCTTGAACACAGATATCGAATGTTCCTTGCGCAAATTGATTGAAATCAATGGAAGAAAGTGTGAGGATTCCAAAAATTTGCTTGGGTTAATGCTATCAGCCAGCAAAGCAGGGAGTGAATTCAAAATGGGAATTGATGAGATAATTCATGAGTGCAAGACATTTTACTTTGCTGGGAAGGAAACAACAGCTAACTTGTTGACATGGGCAACACTTCTTcttgcattgcatcaagagtggCAAGATAAGGCCCGTAATGAAGTTCTTTCAGTGTGTGGAAAGCATGAGCACCCTAATGCAGAAAACCTGAGCAATCTTAAAATT GTAACTATGGTGTTAAAAGAAACCCTCAGGCTTTATCCTCCAGCTCTATTCATCAACAGGACTGCCACTAGGGATATCAAGCTGGGTGAACTAGACATCCCGGCTGGCACTCGACTTGACTTCCCTATTATTGACATTCACCATGACCGTGATGTCTGGGGCACCGATGCAGAGGAGTTTAATCCACTAAGGTTTGCAGATGGAAAGAGCTATCACCTTGGTGCATACCTGCCCTTTGGGATCGGTCCTACAATCTGCGTTGGCCAGAATCTTGCGTTGGTTGAGGCCAAGGTCGCACTTGCAATGACCCTTCAACGATTTGCGTTTACTGTCTCCCCATTCTATGTTCATGCACCAATGCTGGCGTTCACCCTGCAACCCCAGTACGGTGCTCAAGTTCTTGTCCAGAAGATATGA
- the LOC112887062 gene encoding uncharacterized protein LOC112887062 gives MGTEVLRPHDCLARARRPLRPGPAGRRAARHQGPRHGARGGEARGPSAAAAVTAPRQVRTKVAAAEAYAGPAFGAMSPSPRALPLPRFPARTASPAAPGVDDAATRELRRLLGLH, from the coding sequence ATGGGGACGGAGGTGCTACGCCCGCACGACTGCCTCGCCCGCGCCAGGCGGCCGCtacgccccggccccgccggGAGGAGGGCGGCGCGCCACCAGGGCCCGCgccacggcgcgcgcggcggcgaagCGCGGggcccctccgccgcggcggcggtgacggcgCCGAGGCAGGTCCGGACCAAGGTGGCGGCCGCGGAGGCGTACGCGGGCCCGGCGTTCGGCGCCatgtcgccgtcgccgcgggCGCTGCCCCTGCCGCGGTTCCCCGCCAGGacggcgtcgccggcggcgccgggcgtGGACGACGCCGCCACGCGGGAGCTTCGGCGGCTGCTGGGGCTCCACTGA